In a single window of the Patescibacteria group bacterium genome:
- a CDS encoding helix-turn-helix domain-containing protein, whose product MSKTTTIAKNIKKHRKERGLSQDKLARLADVAHATIIKIESGGIQSPTIDTVQK is encoded by the coding sequence ATGTCAAAGACAACAACAATCGCCAAAAATATAAAGAAACACAGGAAAGAAAGGGGGTTGTCGCAAGACAAGCTCGCCAGATTGGCCGATGTGGCTCACGCCACCATTATTAAAATTGAATCAGGCGGGATACAAAGCCCGACTATTGATACCGTTCAAAAA